The Tripterygium wilfordii isolate XIE 37 chromosome 23, ASM1340144v1, whole genome shotgun sequence genomic sequence ATGTCAGGAacaagaagattaaaaaaaaaaaaaattgaaaaatgatatCCTGAGAATCTTGATTTGTGCTCAGAGATTCGTAACGACTGGATCAAGCACCGACTGATAGTTAGCATACAAAAATgaagtatttaaaataaaactaatGACTTACATCAATAGAAGGAGTTATTCCTTTCTCTTGCAGCTTAATCTTGGCATTGCGAATTAGTCCTAACCGTTCGTGTAAATGTGTAGGCAACCGTAAAGTTCTGGAGTTGTCAATTAATGCTCTTGAAACACCCTGGTAAAGATGaaatttgaaaggaaaaaaaaaaatcaaagatcagATCTCCACTGACGCTAATTACTGCGCAGACTCATTCTCACCAGATTATTACAACTTATAGACAAGAGCAGCATACATTTTTTCTGTTTATGTTTAAAACAGGGAGATTTGAGGAAAGGGATACTTTACAGATTCGTATATCAGTTTAAACCACTTGACACACCCCAAACAAGGACAGAAAGAAGCAAATTATTCTACAGTCGAGGTAATTAACAAATTGCTTAAAGTGATTCTTTGGAGATCATTCAAATCACATCTATGACATTCATAACAGTTAGTCTATATTAGTAATACTAAAGGCATCTAGATCTGTAGCAATTAAtgaaaataaactaaataagtaaataatatAGACTATGAACATATGTCGAGGAAGGGTGGTTCTTACAGTGAATACTCCCCGTTTCATTCAAATTTAAAGACAAACCATTATAATTGCTATATAGAAAAGCTTGCAAATTCCTCCATGAtctaatcaaatcaaaaactCTATTTAGGTCCCATATTGAGAAAGTGTAATCATTTTAAAGACATTGTCAATCATAAATGGATGTAATGAAGTGCTTATTAACACGCAACATGCCTCACCATTTCTCATATTCCAAGGCttaccacaaaaaaaaaggcaacGACTAGCCTTACCTGACGTATCCACCAATACACATAAGTTGAAATCTTGAACCCTTTTGAAGAATCGAATTTCTCAATGCCACGCAATAGTCCAATCAAGCCACCCTGTATTGAGAAAATAAAAGTTGTTATAATGGGAGGGAAGAACCATAACTGGATTGTATGTTCACTACTACGTTGCAACGATTAACTTGAGGTCTCACAGTTGATGTCCAAAAAGGGAAAGTACCTGAACAAGGTCTCCCATTTCAGCACCCGTGTTCTCGTATCTTTGTGCAATAGACAAGACTAGCCGAACATTGCTCATTGCCAGCTTCTCCCTTGCCAAAGAACACTCCATCAATTTTGATTGTAGTTCAGAGCGGGAGATACTCAAGGAAGACGCAAATTGTTCATCACTGGGATCAGTCCCTAATCTCTCCTTCAGCCTAGAAAACCAATACAAAAGATTAAATAGAAGTTTTCATACTACAAGATCATGAAAAGTAAGCtcataagaagaagagaaaatctcTTGAGATTCATTAAACCAGTACATCATAGcttcatttttttcctcttgtGATTGGTTTGTGAGAGAAAAGATTTTTAATTATAAGATTTGAGGAAGAAACTTGTGACAATGAAACAATTAGCTGAATGGCATAGTATCTTCAATCCCTACACAGAAGGGTTCACCTGGATTTTCGATCCTCTAAGGCAAGGCCAGTTCTAATTATTTCAGACAGCCGCACAACTTCTGCATGAGGGAGAAGTTGCTCACTTATTACACCCTTCACATAGCCCCACTTCGAACGACTTGGAAGCAACTCTGGACTGATAAATGACTTTAGCTGCTTATGGCCATTAGGTTGCAATAATGATTTATTTTGGTTTGAAGTTTTCCTTCTAGAATTTATTCTCCTTTGCCGAGCACAGATACCGGAACAAGTGACAGGTATCTTCTTGGTAGTTTTTTCTCTAGGTGTTTCAGCTATTGCTGTGCTCTCGAACGAGAGGTTCCACTGCTTTTCCAGCATAGCCTTTTGCAGCAAAAGAAGAGCCTCCACTGAAGAGTCAAAATCAGAGCTTTCATCTTCTAACTCATTGGACCTCTGATACCACATCTCCTTGGTTGAAGGGACAGCAGCAGTACCAGCATGCTCTTCTTTAAGGGCCTTAATGGACCGTATGTTCTGATTTGATGCTGGAAAACTGGGGCTGTAGCTTGATGATTTCTTGGAAACTATCACATTCTTCGTTGAACAAGATTGACAATGCGAGAATCCATGATCACCGACATAAGAGAGCCTCTCAGTAATATCAGAATAATAGAAGGAGGAATTCAAAAGCCTCTTTCCTGCACTAAGTCCAATAACAGCTGCCGTAGCCATCATATGGTTTCTTTAAGTGCAGGTGCAGTTATCCGGACTCGTTTCCAACaaaattgatgaatcaaaacaatGACATATAATGCTTTGACAGTAGATTGCTTCTAGGCCCCAACAAGAATGCTATAAGCTTGCCCTAAGATTACTTCCTTGGTTCGCTGCAGGgtcaaacaaagaacaaaatcgAAAGCCTTAGGATTCTCCCGTTTTGATTTATGGACGTTGGGTACACCCAATATTAAGCACATCCTTTCAAAGGTGAAGTGATATTAATAAACACTTCATACACCAGAACTCATTGGAAATACACAGAATAGGGAAATCGGGGATCCAATAACCACACAAGTGCCAATTTAACTTCAAAGTTACTTAAATGGCATATTCGACAATACATCAATACATCAAGCTTGAAACCTCCAGACCCATATAGAATTTCATTGAATTGGAGCATTTTCACAAGGAACCCAGGACATATCTTTCACTGGAATGAATAAATGCACACATACTTAAATCAAAATCATATGACACGCAACATCAAGTTACATAAGATGGTCAAGAAAGATGGAGAATCAAATAATTGAAGCCAAATCAATGCAGCAGTTAACAGAAAGAAGTAATCAGTCGATTCAGTCTCCCAAAGTAAAACAAATACATTTACCTTTTGAGAGTATAAAAGAAGAGCAGAGACTGACAATCATAGAACAAACGTACGTGAAGAAATGGACATCAGAAGCCAGAACAGATAGAGAGAATGTGataaagaagaaggagaagaagacggTTATATCGAAATGAAGTGAAGGGCTTTAAGCAAGAACAAATGGtttttattttaagttaaaAAGATCTCATTTTTCTTACTaatcaaaaagataaaagaaaaaagaggaagcCGCAAATGggtagagaagagaagagaagatatGGGAAGGAGAGATGGGATTGGTTGGAACAGATATTCATTCCCATAATCTCATTCAATTGAGTGGTGTAGAAACTTCCACTCttcctcttttgttttcttctctatcCATCAATCTCTGTTTTCTTTGCTTTAGATTTGATTCAAGTAGTTTGGTTGGGCAGCgcacacaaccaaaacacaactgcATTTGAGCGATCGATGAAACTTGGGCCCCACAGCACACGTCAACCATCTAACTAACCATGTGCTCCACACACGCACCCTTGACCCGGTCTTGCCGGCCGGATCCGATTAATCGGGtcattgttgattttttttttccaaataaatatCTATGTGAAAATGGTGGCATTGCGTCCAGACCGAATCATCCCGTCGCCCCCAATTATGATAGGATCCTAACAATTGGTTAATATCTTAGGTGCTGAGTTAAATCTTACGCGCATAACTCTGCAGCTGAGATAAGTGCGATATCAATTGATCATATCAGTAGATAGAAACGTAGGATTCAATGTGTCCAATTCTTCTGAGAATGCAGGAAGAGATAAATGCATTCTCCTCCCCATCATCATAACTGAAGAAACAAATGTCAAGACATCAAATTTACTCTTACCATTACATTACAATAAGAAGGAAATGTCCCCATCT encodes the following:
- the LOC119992938 gene encoding RNA polymerase sigma factor sigA-like translates to MMATAAVIGLSAGKRLLNSSFYYSDITERLSYVGDHGFSHCQSCSTKNVIVSKKSSSYSPSFPASNQNIRSIKALKEEHAGTAAVPSTKEMWYQRSNELEDESSDFDSSVEALLLLQKAMLEKQWNLSFESTAIAETPREKTTKKIPVTCSGICARQRRINSRRKTSNQNKSLLQPNGHKQLKSFISPELLPSRSKWGYVKGVISEQLLPHAEVVRLSEIIRTGLALEDRKSRLKERLGTDPSDEQFASSLSISRSELQSKLMECSLAREKLAMSNVRLVLSIAQRYENTGAEMGDLVQGGLIGLLRGIEKFDSSKGFKISTYVYWWIRQGVSRALIDNSRTLRLPTHLHERLGLIRNAKIKLQEKGITPSIDRIAESLKMSQKKVRNATEAISKVFSLDRDAFPSLNGLPGETHHSYIADNRLENNPWHGVDGWLLKDEVNKLINSTLQERERDIIRLYYGLDNECLTWEDISKRIGLSRERVRQVGLVALEKLKNAARKRNMDAMLIKH